ATGATCGCCTTCTGCGGCCGTGACCCATCCGGCTACTCTCCGTGCGGAGGATCCACACGATGACCACAGATGCTACGACCGCAGACCACCCGCGCACGGAAGAAGAGCAAGAACTCTCTTTCCGCCGCATCAGCGCCCTGAACGTCTGCGATATCTGTGAGCTGAGCGAGACGCTCGCGGACGCACAACGCGACTTCGTCGCTGACAACGGCACCTCGATCGCCGAGGCGACGCGCGCCGCGGGCTACGCCGAGCTGTTCACCAGCTTCGGTGAGGGCGAGGACGGGCCGGAGCGCTTCTATACCAAGCTCGGCTTCGTGCGCACGGGAGACTTCTTCGACGAGGAACCCGAGGCGGTTCTCGATCTCGATGCCTTCCTCGCCGCATCCCGCACCGCTGGCGCCTAGGCGAGAGAAGCCGCGGGCCCCGACACAACGGAGAGCCGCGCCTGAATGTCGGAGGCCAGGCGCACAATGCCTGCATGGACATCACACTGTTGCAACCATCAGGGCTCGTGATGAGTCCCGCATTCAGCCACGTCGCCATCGTTCCTCCCGGAGCGACGACGATCTATGTCGGCGGCCAGAACGGCGTCGACAGCTCGGGAGCGGTCGTCTCCGCGGATGTCGGGGAGCAGTCGGCCCGCGCGATCGACAATGCGGCGATCGCACTGTCGGCCGCAGGCGCCGGGCTCGAAGATGTGATCAGCTGGACCGTCCTGCTGCACGCCGAGGCCGATCTTCGTGCTGCGTACGGTGCCGTCGCCGCGAAGCTGTCGCGCGAGGGCGCCCCACCGCTTGTCACTGCGGCGCTGGTCGCTGGGCTGGGTGTGCCGGGGGCGCTCGTCGAAGTGAGCGCCGTGGCTGCCGTGGTGCGCGCCGACTGATCTGCGCACCTTCCCGCGACACACACCGCGGTTGCTGATATATCAAAAGCCGCCTCCGGTATATTTTCTCCGCAAGGGGGAGATCAAAGGAGAAAAGCGTGCCCGTGGATGAGGTCATCCAGGACTTTCGGCATCGTCGGTTCATGGAAGAGGGCGTGCGCACCGTCGGCGGCGACACAGGCATGCACGCCCGCGTCCGCCCCATCGGCACGACGCTCCTGATTCACGCGACGGGCTCGCGCTCGGAATTCACGCGCAAGCCACTCGACCCCGGCATCGACCAGATCGACATCACGATGGTCGATCGCGGCGAGTACTCGTACCTCGATGACGGCCGCTGGCACCACGTGACGTCAGCCCTCATGATCGCGCCCAGTGGACTGCCCCACCGCGTGCAGTTCGACCGCGAGTGGGAGATGACTCTCCTCCGCGTACCCCGGGCGATGCTCCTCCCCTATGCGCCGATCATCCGCGACGAGATCCAGCTGTATCCGGAGCTCACCCTTTTCGAAGGCTCGGTCGGAACCTTCGCCCGGCAGCTCATCGTCGATGACCGCGCCGCGTCCGGCAGCGAAGCCACGGCCGTGGAACGGGTGATTCGCGAGATGGTCGGAACACTCGTCCAGCAGCGTTACGGGCATGACAGCGGCGCCGGCGCGACCGTCTGGGATCGCGCGCTGTCCGCCATTCGCGCACGGGCCACCGATCCGAACCTCAGCCCCGAGCAGGTCGCGCGCGATGTCGGCTGCTCGCTGCGGCAGCTGCAGTCGATCCTCAGCCGCAACGATACCTCCGTCGCCGGAGAGATTCGCCGCGAGCGCACACGGTACGCACGGCAACTGCTCCGCGACAGCAACGCGGACAACCTCGGAATCGACGAGATCGCTCGTCGCTCGGGGTTCGGATCGAGTTCCACGCTGCGGCGTGCACTTGGCACGCTGTATGAGCGCACCCCGCGGGAGATTCGGCAGCAGCCCGCAGGCGCCGACTGAATACTCACAGCCGCCTCATACCCGTACCCCGTACCGGTTAGGTACGGTCGGGGTATGAGATCTGCAGCCCGTCGCTCGGCCCTTCCCGCCCTCATCGCCACCGCCGCACTTCTGCTCGCCGGCTGCGCGGCTCCGAGCATCCAGCCGAAGACGCCGGATGCCACCGCACCGTCAACCGCGGCCGTGGAGCAGGTCGATGCCGCCGAGCTTCTGGCGCCTCTCGGCCTCGACGGACAAGATGCGCGCAGCGTGATCGACGCGCTGGAAGCGCTGCCGGTGGATGAGCGCCCCAGCGATCTGATCGCCTCCATCCGCACGGAGGAACTGCTGCTGAAGAGCGCCGACGGTCGCGAAGCATCCCTTCCGATGCCCGCCGACGTGTTCTACACCTCCGTCGCCCCTTACGTCACGCAGACGCACGACTGCTTCTACCACAGCCTGACGACCTGTCGCGGAGAGCTCTCGAGCACTCCCCTCGCCGTGACGATCATCGCCGCTGACGGCACGGTCATCGTCGATGAGACCGTCACGACCAACGACAACGGCTTCGCCGGGTTCTGGCTGCCGCGTGACCTCGATGCGACCATCACGATCACTCAAGACGGACGCACGGTCACCGCGCCACTGTCGACGACCGACGAGGATGCGACCTGCGTGACGACCCTGCAGCTCACATGATCAGCGCGAGCACGAGCGCGCACACCGCGAGCAGCGGCAGCGTGCCCTGCACGGCGGCCGCACGCAGCATCCGCCCATCGGAGAGCACCAGCACGAGCGCTGCGGCGAGCATCATGCCCGTGCCCGCGAAGACCAGAGTGAGTCCCACCGTCGTCACGTTCGCGATCACGCAGACGATTCCCACGGCGACCGACACCGCGAGGAACAGGTTGTAGAAGCCCTGATTGAAGGCGAGCGCGCGCATCGTCTGCGCATCGGCCTCGCTGCGCACTCCGAAGGTTCTTCGCGTCGAGGGGGCCGTCCAGCGCAACGACTCCAGCACGAAGATGTACACGTGCACGAGCGCGGCGGCGCCCGCAAAGATCATTCCTGCCCATAGCATTCGACGATTCTCCTCCCCCACGCGCCCGGCGGGGAAGAGCTCAGACGAGGAAGAACGGCAGCAGGCCGGGATTGTGTGCGTGCACCAGCACCGCGAAGACGACCGCGTCGAACAGCAGATGCACCGTCACGACGTAGGCCAGGGAGCGCGTGCGCAGGAAGATGTAGCCCTGCAGGAGGGCGAACGGGATGGTCAGCACAGGTCCCCATGCCCGGTAGCCGAGCTCCCAGAGGAAGGAGACGAAGACGATCGCCTGCAGGATGTTCGCGGAGGCATGCGGCAGATGGCGTCGCAGCAGCGCGAACGCCGTGCAGATGAAGAACAGCTCGTCCCAGATGCCGACGGCCCCCACACCGACGAACAGCCGCGCGATGAGCTCGGGCGAATCGACGACCGGCCAGTTCAGGTACACGCCGCTCGTGATGAAGTAGAACGGCAGGATCAGCCATCCGAGCACGAGCACCGCGATGAGCCAGGTCCAGTGCAGACGCCCCCATCGTCCACCGCCGCGCCAGGGAAAGCTGATCGCGCGGTCACGGTAGACGAACCGCGACACGAGGTACGGCACCGCCACCGCGCCGCCGAGCGCAAGCGTGAAGCGCAGCATCGCGAGGTTGTCGAGTTCGGCCGCCAAGGGCACCGAGCTCACGATCAGGAGCCCCAGAGCGATGAGCGAGAGATCGCGGGTGAGGCTCGGCTCCCCCGGGTTCGCAGAGAAGGCGGATGCGGCGCCGCGGCGCTCACTCCACGCGGCAGTGCCGACGCCGATCGCCAGCAGCAGCCAGCCGAGCCACGGGGTCAGCAGCACGAAGAACGCAGGCGCTGCGAGGCATACGGCGAGCGCCGAGAGCAGCGCGGGCAGGCGCAGGGTCGTCACCTGCGGTGCGGCGATCATGCGCGCGGTGTACGCCGGTAGACGAGATCGCGGATCTCGCGCCCCTTGTTGATGCCTTTGCGCTCGAAGGCCGTCATGACGCGGCCGTCGAAGCGCTCTGCCCATTCGCCGTCGAAGGCGCGCTCGAACTCAGGAGCCCGGTCGAGGACATCCCGCATCTGCAGCGCATAGTCCTCCCAGTCGGTCGCGAGGCGCAGCAGTCCGCCGTCTTCGATCGCTGCGCCTGCGGTGGCGCCGAAACCGTCACGCACCATGCGGCGCTTGTTGTGACGCACCTTGTGCCAGGGGTCGGGGAAGAAGACCCAGACCTCGCGAGCAGACGCCTCCGGCAGGTAGGTGCCGAGCACCTCGGGTGCGTTGGCTTCGATGAGCCGCAGATTCTCGGCGCCGCCGCGCTCAGCGTCGAGCATCGTGCGAGCAAGCCCGGCACGGAAGACCTCCACCGCGAGGAAGTTCTCGGCGGGTCGCGCCGTGGCGGCCGCCACGATCGCGTGCCCCTGGCCTGTGCCCACCTCCACGATGAGCGGCGCCTCTCGCTGCCAGGCCGCCGCCACGTCGAGGCGCGCATCCGGGTGCACCGAGGTCGACGCGATCGAGCGTGGAACGTCGATCATCATCCGCGGGGCGATCTCTGCGAAGGCGCGCTCCTGCGCGTCTGACATGCGTCCGCTGCGGCGAACGAAGGAGACGGGCTCGTCACGGAAGATGGGTGCTTCTGGCATCCTTCCAGGCTACCGGCGTCGCGTCCCCTTCGCGTGCCGCGAAAGACGTGCCGCTAAGGAGCGGTGACGAAGTCGATGAGCTCTTCTACGCGGCCGAGCAGAGACGGTTCGAGGTCGCGGAAGGTGGTCACCCGGGAGAGAATGCGCTGCCACGCGTGGGCGATGTCGGCCTGCGTCTCGTGCGGCCAGCCGAATGCCTGGCAGATGCCGACCTTCCACTCCACGCTCCGCGGGATCTGCGGCCACTGCCGGATCCCCATCGCTGCGGGCGTCACGCACTGCCAGACGTCCACGTAAGGGTGTCCGACGATGCGCAGATGTGCGCCATGCGGGCCGCGCATGATGGCATCGACGATCCGCGACTCCTTCGACCCCGGAACCAGGTGGTCGACGAGCACGCCATAGCGGCGCGTCGCGCTCGGAGGCTCATCACGCAGCAGATCCTCCAGCAGGTCGATGCCCTGCAGATACTCCACGACCACACCCTCGACCCGCAGGTCATGTCCCCAGACCTTCTCGACCAGTTCGGCGTCGTGTCGACCTTCGACGAGGATTCGACTCGGCAGGGCGGTGCGGGCGCGCTGGTCGGTGACGGCGAACGATCCGGATGCTGTGCGGGTGCGGCCCTGTGGGGCCGCCTTCGGCGTCACGAGCTTCACGGGCTCACCGTCGATCATGAAACCGCCGCCGAGTGGAAACAGACGTCGCTTGCCGACGCGGTCTTCCAGTTCGACGTAGCCGCCCTCGGTCTTCGTCACCGCACCGCAGAATCCGTCGATCGCGACCTCGACGACCAGATCGCGGGCCGCTGCGACCTCTCTGGCCAGCTTCGCACCACGCTGGCGCCATCCTTCGGCCAGCACATCGGATCCGTACCTGTCGTCCATTCGATCCACCCTACGAGGGGGCGTTCCGCGCTCGGCGCAGCGACGCGGACGCACCCCTCGTTCGCTGTCAGCGACACGCAACAGCCTCCCCACGGCACGGGCGTATGAATAGACTCGTGCCAGGGGGCGCACGGCACCCATGAAGGGAGCAGGAATGCGAGCGCGCTGGGGTGCTGGGGTCACCGGGTTCTTGCTTCTTGCCGCGGCAGTGGTGTGGGGTGCGGCGCCGGCCGTCGCGACTCCCCCGGTCTCCCTCTCCGCGGGTTTCGTGACCGACGCGGCCGATGTGCTCACCCCCGCCGATGAGTCGACGATCAACACGCGCCTCGAGGCGCTCAGCACCGACGATCGCATCGATCTCTTCGTCGTGTTTGTCGACGAGTTCACCTCCCCCTCGGATCGCCAGCAGTGGGCGGATCAGGTCGCCGCCGACAACGGTCTCGGTGCGGCACAGTATCTCCTCGCCGTCGCCACCGAAGGCCGCCAGTACTACATCTCCGCCGATTCAAGCGGACCCGTGAGCGAGAGCCGACTGCTCGCGATCGAAGAGAGCATCAAGCCCGACCTGCGTGCCGAGAACTGGGCCGGTGCCGCCATGACCGCCGCCGAAGCGTTCTCCGCCGACGACGCCGGCTCCTCCGGCTGGGGCTTCATCCTCGTGATCGTCGTCATCGCCCTCGCCGTGATCCTCATCGTCTGGCTCGTATCGAGGTCGAAGAAAAAGCGGACGGCGGATGCGTCCGCGGCGGACGACCCTTATGCGGGGGTCACCGACGAGCAGCTGACCACGCAGGCCGGTGCCGCGCTCGTGCAGGCAGATGACGCCATCACTTCCAGTCGAGAAGAGCTCGGCTTCGCCACCGCCCAGTTCGGAGAGAAGGTCACCGCGACCTTCGCGCAGGTCATCACGGACGCGAAGGCGAAGGTCGATGAAGCGTTCTCTCTCAAGCAGCAGCTCGACGATGAGATTCCCGACACCGACGAGCAGCGGCGCGCCTGGCACATCCAGATCATCACGCTCTGCGAGGAGGCCGACACGCTGCTCGACAGCAACGTCGAAGCCTTCGACGAGCTGCGTCAGCTGGAGCAGAACGCCGAGCAGGCTCTGCAGCGGGCGACGCAGACGCGCGCGGAGACCGCAGCCGCCGTCGCCGCGGCACCAGACGCCCTCGCCCGACTCGCCCAGTCGTACGACGCCTCCGCGCTGAGCACGATCGCAGAGAACCCCGCACAGGCCGCCAGCAGGCTCGAACTCGCGGACGCGCATCTCGTCGAGGCATCCGCTCTTCTCACCGCAGGGAAGCGTGGCGAGGCCGCCTTCGCCATCCGCACGGCGGAAGAAGGTCTCGTACAGGCCCGACAACTGTGCGACGCAATCACGACGCTCGGCGCCGATCTCAGCGCAGCCGAGGAGCAGGCGCGGGTCCTCATGGCGGATCTCGAAGGAGACATCGCTGCGGCGGGCACCCTCCCAGACCCCTCCGGCCAGCTCGCGCAGACCGCCGCGGCCACCCGCGCGCAACTGGATGAGGCGCGGGCGAACCTCACCGGCTCGGCACGTCGCCCCGCCGTGATCCTCGAGGCGCTCACCGCCGCCAATACGCGCATCGACGCGCTCACCGCACAGGTCCGGGACGCGCAGCAGCGCGCCGCACGCGCCAGCCAGATGCTCGCCCAGACCCTGCTGCAGGCGCAGGCGCAGGTCTCCGCAGCCAACGAGTTCATCATGACCCGCCGTGGCGCTGTGGGAGCCACCGCCCGCACACGTCTCGCCGAGGCGTCCGCGCAGCTCTCGCAGGCGCACAACCTGCAGCCCACCGACCCCGAGACCGCACTCCAGCACGCCGCGCGCGCCGACTCCCTCGCACAGAACGCCATCGCGCTCGCCCAGCAGGACGTCAACGGCTACGGCGGCATGGGCGGCGGGTTCACCGGCGGTGGCGGCAGCGGCATCGGCGGTGACATCCTCGGCGGAATCATCGGCGGCATCCTCGCCAGCGGCGGTGGCCGCAGCTCGGGCTCCGGCTGGGGCGGTTCCTCGGGCGGCGGATGGCGCTCCAGCGGGGGCTCTCGTGGCTTCCGCCCGTCCAGCTTCGGCGGCTCCCGCGGCCGATCAGGCGGTGGTCGCTTCTAGCCGCCGCATCCGCCCTCCGCTTCAGACCACGAATCCTGTCCCAGTGAAAGGTAATGCAATGACCAAGCAGTCCATCTTCGGGCGCATCTCCACCCTCGTCCGCGCGAACATCAACTCGCTTCTCGACTCTGCAGAAGACCCGCAGAAGATGATCGACCAGCTCGTTCGCGACTACACCAACAACATCGCGGATGCCGAGTCGGCCATCGCCGAGACCATCGGCAACCTGCGTCTGCTCGAGCGCGACCACGAGGAAGACGTCCAGTCGGCGAATGAGTGGGGCAACAAGGCCCTGGCCGCGAGCCGCAAGGCCGACGAGCTCCGCAGCGGCGGCCACACGGCCGACGCCGACAAGTTCGACAGCCTCGCCAAGGTCGCTCTGCAGCGTCAGATCAGCTCCGAGCGCGAAGCCCGTGCCGCAGAGCCGCAGATCGCCGCTCAGACGGAGATCGTCGAGAAGCTCAAGTCCGGCCTGAACGGCATGAAGGACAAGCTCGGCGAGCTCAAGAACAAGCGCAGCGAGCTCCTCGCCCGCGCAAAGGTCGCAGAGGCGCAGACGAAGGTCCAGGACGCCGTCTCGTCGATCAACGTTCTCGACCCCACGAGCGAGCTGGGTCGTTTCGAGGACAAGATCCGTCGCCAGGAGGCCATCGCCCAGGGCAAGGCAGAGATCGCCGCGTCCTCGCTCGACGCACAGTTCGAGAGCCTCGAAGACCTCGGCGAGCTCACCGAGGTCGAGGCGCGTCTTGCCGAGCTCAAGTCGGGCGGCGCATCACGCCCGGCGCTCGAATCGCAGTAAGCCGAGCGGGCGGATGCCACGGCCCACATGCCGTGGCATCCGCCATCGACACGACTCCCCCCGCAGTACCCTCCCTACATCCTCAGGAGGTTCGGATGACCCGATTCCTCGTCGTCCCGCAGTGGCAGGGCTCTCCTTCCGCGCGGGCAATGCTGCTGGTCGATGGCGCTGACGCCATCGCAGAAGACCTTCCCAAGGCGCGGACGCGCGTGCTGGATGTTCCCCTCGAAGCCGGAGACGCCCAGGGAACCACAGTGCAGCGGCTCAGCAGCCTGCGCCGCACACACGACCTCATCGTCGAGGCTCTCGCCGACACCGACGAAATGACGATCCTCGTCGGCGGAGACTGCAGCGTG
The DNA window shown above is from Microbacterium keratanolyticum and carries:
- a CDS encoding RidA family protein, which gives rise to MDITLLQPSGLVMSPAFSHVAIVPPGATTIYVGGQNGVDSSGAVVSADVGEQSARAIDNAAIALSAAGAGLEDVISWTVLLHAEADLRAAYGAVAAKLSREGAPPLVTAALVAGLGVPGALVEVSAVAAVVRAD
- a CDS encoding helix-turn-helix domain-containing protein, with protein sequence MPVDEVIQDFRHRRFMEEGVRTVGGDTGMHARVRPIGTTLLIHATGSRSEFTRKPLDPGIDQIDITMVDRGEYSYLDDGRWHHVTSALMIAPSGLPHRVQFDREWEMTLLRVPRAMLLPYAPIIRDEIQLYPELTLFEGSVGTFARQLIVDDRAASGSEATAVERVIREMVGTLVQQRYGHDSGAGATVWDRALSAIRARATDPNLSPEQVARDVGCSLRQLQSILSRNDTSVAGEIRRERTRYARQLLRDSNADNLGIDEIARRSGFGSSSTLRRALGTLYERTPREIRQQPAGAD
- a CDS encoding CueP family metal-binding protein; translated protein: MRSAARRSALPALIATAALLLAGCAAPSIQPKTPDATAPSTAAVEQVDAAELLAPLGLDGQDARSVIDALEALPVDERPSDLIASIRTEELLLKSADGREASLPMPADVFYTSVAPYVTQTHDCFYHSLTTCRGELSSTPLAVTIIAADGTVIVDETVTTNDNGFAGFWLPRDLDATITITQDGRTVTAPLSTTDEDATCVTTLQLT
- a CDS encoding DUF1304 domain-containing protein produces the protein MLWAGMIFAGAAALVHVYIFVLESLRWTAPSTRRTFGVRSEADAQTMRALAFNQGFYNLFLAVSVAVGIVCVIANVTTVGLTLVFAGTGMMLAAALVLVLSDGRMLRAAAVQGTLPLLAVCALVLALIM
- a CDS encoding CPBP family intramembrane glutamic endopeptidase gives rise to the protein MIAAPQVTTLRLPALLSALAVCLAAPAFFVLLTPWLGWLLLAIGVGTAAWSERRGAASAFSANPGEPSLTRDLSLIALGLLIVSSVPLAAELDNLAMLRFTLALGGAVAVPYLVSRFVYRDRAISFPWRGGGRWGRLHWTWLIAVLVLGWLILPFYFITSGVYLNWPVVDSPELIARLFVGVGAVGIWDELFFICTAFALLRRHLPHASANILQAIVFVSFLWELGYRAWGPVLTIPFALLQGYIFLRTRSLAYVVTVHLLFDAVVFAVLVHAHNPGLLPFFLV
- the trmB gene encoding tRNA (guanosine(46)-N7)-methyltransferase TrmB, encoding MPEAPIFRDEPVSFVRRSGRMSDAQERAFAEIAPRMMIDVPRSIASTSVHPDARLDVAAAWQREAPLIVEVGTGQGHAIVAAATARPAENFLAVEVFRAGLARTMLDAERGGAENLRLIEANAPEVLGTYLPEASAREVWVFFPDPWHKVRHNKRRMVRDGFGATAGAAIEDGGLLRLATDWEDYALQMRDVLDRAPEFERAFDGEWAERFDGRVMTAFERKGINKGREIRDLVYRRTPRA
- a CDS encoding DUF3097 domain-containing protein; this translates as MDDRYGSDVLAEGWRQRGAKLAREVAAARDLVVEVAIDGFCGAVTKTEGGYVELEDRVGKRRLFPLGGGFMIDGEPVKLVTPKAAPQGRTRTASGSFAVTDQRARTALPSRILVEGRHDAELVEKVWGHDLRVEGVVVEYLQGIDLLEDLLRDEPPSATRRYGVLVDHLVPGSKESRIVDAIMRGPHGAHLRIVGHPYVDVWQCVTPAAMGIRQWPQIPRSVEWKVGICQAFGWPHETQADIAHAWQRILSRVTTFRDLEPSLLGRVEELIDFVTAP
- a CDS encoding TPM domain-containing protein, with the protein product MRARWGAGVTGFLLLAAAVVWGAAPAVATPPVSLSAGFVTDAADVLTPADESTINTRLEALSTDDRIDLFVVFVDEFTSPSDRQQWADQVAADNGLGAAQYLLAVATEGRQYYISADSSGPVSESRLLAIEESIKPDLRAENWAGAAMTAAEAFSADDAGSSGWGFILVIVVIALAVILIVWLVSRSKKKRTADASAADDPYAGVTDEQLTTQAGAALVQADDAITSSREELGFATAQFGEKVTATFAQVITDAKAKVDEAFSLKQQLDDEIPDTDEQRRAWHIQIITLCEEADTLLDSNVEAFDELRQLEQNAEQALQRATQTRAETAAAVAAAPDALARLAQSYDASALSTIAENPAQAASRLELADAHLVEASALLTAGKRGEAAFAIRTAEEGLVQARQLCDAITTLGADLSAAEEQARVLMADLEGDIAAAGTLPDPSGQLAQTAAATRAQLDEARANLTGSARRPAVILEALTAANTRIDALTAQVRDAQQRAARASQMLAQTLLQAQAQVSAANEFIMTRRGAVGATARTRLAEASAQLSQAHNLQPTDPETALQHAARADSLAQNAIALAQQDVNGYGGMGGGFTGGGGSGIGGDILGGIIGGILASGGGRSSGSGWGGSSGGGWRSSGGSRGFRPSSFGGSRGRSGGGRF
- a CDS encoding PspA/IM30 family protein, coding for MTKQSIFGRISTLVRANINSLLDSAEDPQKMIDQLVRDYTNNIADAESAIAETIGNLRLLERDHEEDVQSANEWGNKALAASRKADELRSGGHTADADKFDSLAKVALQRQISSEREARAAEPQIAAQTEIVEKLKSGLNGMKDKLGELKNKRSELLARAKVAEAQTKVQDAVSSINVLDPTSELGRFEDKIRRQEAIAQGKAEIAASSLDAQFESLEDLGELTEVEARLAELKSGGASRPALESQ